The following coding sequences lie in one Arachis stenosperma cultivar V10309 chromosome 5, arast.V10309.gnm1.PFL2, whole genome shotgun sequence genomic window:
- the LOC130979121 gene encoding F-box/FBD/LRR-repeat protein At1g13570 gives MGDALGSDLFSDLPQSIVESILVRLPIRDAVKTSILSSKWRYKWASITQLVFDEKCVDSCSDRDVVEKSVVKFITRLLFLHQGPIHKFQITISYLQSCPEIDQWILFLSRNDIKELVLELGEGEFFRIPSCLFNCKKLSRLELFRCELDPPLSFKGFLCLRSLNLHQVLISPDAIEGLISNCPLLESLSLSYFDSLALSIRAPNLKYLYLEGEFRDICLDDTPLLVEISVAMYMTDDIAEHFEQSASCNFLKFLGGVPNLERLVGHIYFTKYLSIGNDPGCLPIIYKNLEIIELNQVSFEDMKEILVVLRLITSSPNLKELQISGSSNIPSATDAPDLDFWEKECSSKCRLSHLRVVQLTDMCGVPHEMELIKFLLASSPVLETMSIIPCVYVVESQLKMLTELVKFRRASAKAEIVFVRE, from the exons ATGGGCGATGCTTTGGGTTCTGATTTGTTCAGTGATCTTCCTCAGAGCATCGTGGAGAGCATCCTGGTGCGGCTTCCAATAAGGGATGCTGTGAAAACTAGCATCTTATCGAGCAAATGGAGGTACAAATGGGCTTCCATTACTCAACTTGTCTTCGACGAAAAATGCGTCGATAGTTGCAGTGACCGAGATGTTGTTGAGAAAAGTGTTGTCAAGTTCATCACCAGATTGTTGTTTCTTCACCAAGGACCAATTCATAAGTTCCAAATCACGATTTCGTACTTGCAGAGCTGCCCCGAAATAGACCAGTGGATTCTTTTCCTTTCAAGGAATGATATTAAGGAATTGGTTCTTGAATTAGGAGAAGGCGAATTCTTCAGGATACCATCCTGCCTTTTCAATTGTAAGAAATTGTCTCGCCTCGAGCTTTTTCGATGCGAGTTGGATCCGCCTCTTAGTTTTAAGGGATTCTTGTGTTTGAGGAGCCTAAACCTTCATCAAGTTCTGATATCGCCGGATGCAATCGAAGGCCTCATTTCCAACTGCCCTCTCTTAGAGAGCTTATCATTGTCGTACTTTGATAGCTTAGCTCTTAGTATCCGCGCTCCCAACCTCAAGTACTTGtatcttgaaggtgaattcagGGACATATGTCTTGATGATACTCCACTTCTCGTTGAAATCTCCGTTGCTATGTATATGACTGATGACATTGCTGAGCACTTTGAGCAGAGCGCAAGTTGCAATTTTCTTAAGTTTCTTGGTGGCGTGCCTAACCTTGAAAGGCTTGTTGGCCATATCTACTTCACAAAG TATTTGAGCATAGGTAATGATCCAGGATGTCTTCCAATAATATACAAGAATTTGGAGATCATCGAGTTAAATCAAGTAAGTTTTGAAGATATGAAAGAGATACTCGTTGTTCTTCGCTTGATTACCAGCTCTCCCAATCTAAAGGAACTTCAAATTTCA GGTTCATCAAACATACCAAGTGCCACAGATGCACCAGACTTGGATTTTTGGGAGAAAGAGTGCTCTTCAAAATGTAGACTAAGCCATCTTAGAGTCGTGCAGTTGACAGATATGTGTGGTGTGCCACATGAGATGGAGCTTATCAAATTCTTGCTTGCCTCATCTCCTGTGCTTGAGACAATGAGTATCATTCCTTGTGTATATGTTGTGGAAAGTCAATTAAAAATGTTAACCGAATTGGTGAAGTTCCGACGTGCTTCTGCCAAAGCAGAAATTGTTTTTGTCCGTGAGTAA